One part of the Phoenix dactylifera cultivar Barhee BC4 chromosome 4, palm_55x_up_171113_PBpolish2nd_filt_p, whole genome shotgun sequence genome encodes these proteins:
- the LOC120110446 gene encoding nucleosome assembly protein 1;1-like, which translates to FQIQERDEGALKYLKDIKWCRIDNPKGFKLEFFFDPNPYFKNAILTKTYHMIDDEEPILEKAIGTEIEWLPGKCLTQKLLKKKPKKGSKNAKPITKTEECESFFNFFSPPQVPDDDEDIDEDIAEQLQSQMEQDYDIGSTIRDKIIPHAVSWFTGEAVQEDDFEDLEEDDEDEDGEDDEEEDEEDEDDDEEEEEEEGKTRKKTATTKKKSGGDGQQGDRPAECKQQ; encoded by the exons TTCCAGATTCAAGAGCGTGATGAGGGAGCTCTCAAGTATCTAAAGGATATCAAGTGGTGCAGAATAGATAATCCCAAGGGTTTCAAGCTTGAGTTTTTCTTTGATCCTAATCCTTATTTCAAGAATGCCATCCTGACAAAAACGTATCATATGATTGATGATGAAGAACCGATCCTAGAGAAAGCAATAGg GACTGAAATTGAATGGTTGCCAGGAAAGTGCTTGACTCAGAAGCTTCTGaaaaagaagccaaagaagggctCAAAGAATGCCAAGCCCATTACCAAAACTGAAGAATGTGAAAGTTTTTTCAATTTCTTTAGTCCACCTCAAGTCCCTGATGATGATGAGGATATCGATGAAGACATT GCTGAGCAGCTACAGAGTCAGATGGAGCAAGATTATGATATTGG GTCCACTATCAGAGACAAGATTATTCCTCATGCTGTTTCGTGGTTCACGGGGGAGGCTGTTCAGGAGGATGATTTTGAGGACTTAGAAGAggatgatgaagatgaagatGGGGAGGATGacgaggaagaggatgaggaggatgaagatgatgatgaagaagaagaggaagaggaaggaaagaCCAGGAAGAAG ACAGCTACAACAAAGAAG AAGAGTGGAGGGGATGGTCAACAAGGGGATCGGCCCGCGGAGTGCAAGCAGCAGTAA